A stretch of Pseudoprevotella muciniphila DNA encodes these proteins:
- the guaA gene encoding glutamine-hydrolyzing GMP synthase produces MTQKIIILDFGSQTTQLIGRRVRELDTFCEILPYNKFPYDDPAVIGVILSGSPFSVYDENSFKLEFDRLRGHYPILGICYGAQLMAQTFGGKVEPSGTREYGRANLEHVDAGNPLFKGFDQHSQVWMSHGDTITALPEDFECVASTKEVKYAAYQAKGEKLWGVQFHPEVFHSLQGSLLLRNFVVDICGGKQDWSPASFVDTTVAELKAQLGNDRVILGLSGGVDSSVAAVLLNKAIGKNLTCIFVDHGMLRKNEFHDVLRDYESLGLNVIGVDASEKFFSELAGVTEPEKKRKIIGKGFIDVFEAEAKKITDAKWLAQGTIYPDRIESMNITGKVIKSHHNVGGLPEKMHLSLCEPLKWLFKDEVRRVGRQMQMPEHLISRHPFPGPGLAVRILGDITPEKVRVLQEADDIFIRGLREWTCEDGETLYNKVWQAGVILLPIQSVGVMGDERTYEKAVALRAVTSTDAMTADWAHLPYEFMAKVSNEIINKVKGVNRVCYDISSKPPATIEWE; encoded by the coding sequence ATGACGCAAAAAATTATCATTCTCGATTTCGGATCGCAAACCACCCAACTCATCGGTCGTCGCGTGCGCGAACTCGACACTTTCTGTGAAATTCTACCCTACAACAAATTTCCTTACGATGATCCCGCCGTTATCGGTGTCATCCTCAGCGGTTCGCCCTTCAGTGTGTACGACGAGAATAGTTTCAAACTTGAATTCGACCGTCTGCGCGGACATTATCCCATACTTGGCATTTGCTATGGCGCACAACTCATGGCGCAGACTTTCGGCGGGAAAGTGGAACCCTCCGGCACGCGCGAATACGGACGTGCTAACCTTGAGCATGTAGATGCAGGAAATCCCCTTTTCAAAGGCTTCGACCAACATTCTCAAGTGTGGATGAGCCACGGAGACACCATCACGGCATTGCCTGAAGATTTCGAATGTGTAGCATCTACAAAAGAAGTGAAATATGCCGCTTATCAGGCGAAAGGCGAAAAACTATGGGGTGTGCAATTCCACCCGGAGGTATTCCATTCTCTGCAAGGCTCACTCCTGCTGCGCAACTTCGTGGTAGATATCTGTGGTGGAAAGCAAGACTGGAGTCCGGCATCATTTGTGGATACCACTGTGGCAGAACTTAAGGCACAGTTGGGCAACGACCGCGTCATTCTCGGACTGAGCGGAGGAGTGGACAGCAGTGTGGCTGCCGTACTCCTCAACAAGGCGATAGGGAAAAACCTTACCTGCATCTTCGTGGATCACGGCATGCTCCGTAAAAACGAATTCCACGATGTACTTCGCGACTATGAGTCGCTTGGACTCAACGTAATTGGAGTAGATGCCAGCGAGAAGTTTTTCAGCGAATTAGCAGGCGTAACAGAGCCTGAGAAGAAACGCAAGATTATCGGCAAAGGCTTTATCGACGTGTTTGAGGCTGAGGCAAAGAAAATTACCGATGCCAAGTGGCTTGCTCAAGGCACCATCTATCCCGACCGCATAGAGAGCATGAATATCACGGGCAAAGTCATCAAGAGCCATCACAATGTTGGAGGATTGCCCGAAAAGATGCACCTCAGCCTCTGCGAGCCGCTCAAATGGCTCTTCAAGGACGAGGTGAGGCGTGTGGGACGTCAGATGCAAATGCCCGAGCACCTCATCAGCCGTCATCCCTTCCCGGGTCCCGGACTCGCCGTGCGCATACTTGGCGATATCACCCCCGAGAAAGTGCGGGTGCTGCAAGAGGCTGATGACATCTTTATCCGCGGTCTGCGTGAATGGACCTGCGAAGATGGAGAAACACTCTACAATAAAGTATGGCAGGCCGGAGTTATCCTCCTGCCCATACAGAGTGTGGGAGTGATGGGTGATGAGCGTACCTACGAAAAGGCGGTAGCGCTGCGAGCCGTTACCAGCACAGATGCCATGACAGCCGACTGGGCACACCTCCCCTACGAATTTATGGCAAAAGTGTCGAACGAGATTATCAACAAGGTAAAAGGCGTGAACCGCGTCTGCTACGACATCTCGTCGAAACCGCCTGCAACCATCGAGTGGGAATAA